The following proteins come from a genomic window of Gossypium raimondii isolate GPD5lz chromosome 5, ASM2569854v1, whole genome shotgun sequence:
- the LOC105770626 gene encoding NEDD8-specific protease 1: MGKSAADDKILSYNDVVLRRSDLDILSGPYYLNDRIIEFYFSLLSSSHPSEDILLVPPSIAFWITNCPDVDGLKDFLEPLKLPDKNLVIFPVNNNDDVSLAEGGSHWSLLAYYRSANIFVHHDSNQQMNKRHAMKLFKSVVGYNGGPSSTSNDKYQECIDTPQQVNGYDCGLHVTATARTICSWYESSENKDGTDLWFSALKEQVTPSVVGEMRKEILGLIKDLMAKQ, encoded by the coding sequence ATGGGAAAATCTGCTGCAGATGACAAGATTCTCAGTTACAACGATGTTGTGCTTAGACGATCAGACTTGGACATCCTCAGTGGTCCGTATTATCTGAATGATAGAATCATCGAGTTCTATTTTAGTCTCCTATCTTCAAGTCATCCTTCAGAGGACATCCTATTGGTTCCACCATCAATTGCTTTCTGGATAACTAACTGCCCCGATGTTGATGGTCTCAAAGATTTTCTGGAACCCCTTAAATTGCCGGATAAGAACCTCGTGATTTTTCCGGTCAATAACAACGATGATGTAAGCTTAGCTGAAGGCGGAAGTCACTGGAGCTTACTTGCATATTACCGAAGTGCTAATATCTTTGTCCATCACGATAGCAATCAGCAAATGAATAAGAGGCATGCTATGAAGCTGTTTAAATCTGTGGTTGGTTATAATGGTGGTCCAAGTTCAACCAGTAATGACAAGTATCAAGAATGCATCGACACACCTCAGCAAGTTAATGGCTACGATTGTGGCTTACACGTTACAGCTACTGCGAGAACCATATGCTCATGGTATGAAAGCAGTGAAAACAAAGATGGCACTGATTTGTGGTTTTCTGCTCTAAAGGAGCAGGTGACTCCGTCGGTGGTGGGTGAAATGAGGAAAGAGATACTGGGGTTGATCAAAGATCTAATGGCCAAGCAATGA
- the LOC105769183 gene encoding F-box/WD-40 repeat-containing protein At5g21040, which translates to MAFECQESTEISKNLANYSESNHSSYNSAPENLETSKPSLDFNPKKGISSFYGSKQLPPNDVFTNARRSITDLPPALVSEILNYLDPKELGIISCVSTILHNIASEHHVWKEFYCERWGLPVASGLLGAGASDEKSWKKLFVERDFRSKTFLGRCSIDVLYGHTEAVRTVFLLASAKLIFTAGYDSVVRMWDMEEGLSIASSRPLGCTIRAVAADTKLLVAGGTDGFIHCWKAVESLKHLFDLKGVEKQNKEFRLWEHEGPITSLALDLTRIYSGSWDMTVRVWDRSSLKCTQVLRHGDWVWSLVPHDTTVVSTSGSDVFLWQTNTGTLLNVIHNAHVGNTYALARSRTGDFLFTGGEDGAIHMFEIISGSDESSVVQVATWIPHSGAVYSLAFEFPWLVSASSDGKLALIDVRKLLRASKRTLGKRVSRDNDIDQRNIEPPQRMLHGFGCNLFSVGIGADRIVCGGEEGVVRIWNFSEALEIEQRARALRGIRLENRMRRRRLQIEMNNKGGRTDQCSVAAKKKTVNGDRNSVWHSKRSISSKVKT; encoded by the coding sequence atggCATTTGAATGCCAAGAAAGCACTGAGATTTCTAAGAATCTAGCTAATTATTCTGAGTCAAACCATTCTAGTTACAATTCCGCACCTGAAAATTTGGAAACTTCAAAACCGTCTTTGGATTTTAACCCTAAGAAGGGCATTTCAAGCTTTTATGGTTCAAAACAGTTACCTCCTAATGATGTTTTTACGAATGCCCGGCGGTCAATCACTGATCTCCCACCAGCCTTAGTTTCAGAAATTTTGAATTACCTCGACCCTAAAGAGCTTGGTATAATATCTTGTGTGTCGACCATTCTCCATAATATAGCATCCGAGCATCACGTTTGGAAAGAGTTTTATTGCGAGAGGTGGGGTTTACCAGTTGCCTCGGGACTTTTGGGTGCTGGGGCTTCCGATGAGAAATCATGGAAAAAATTGTTTGTGGAGAGGGATTTTAGGAGCAAGACATTTTTAGGAAGGTGTAGCATTGATGTTTTATATGGTCATACTGAAGCTGTTAGAACTGTGTTTCTGTTGGCTTCCGCCAAACTCATTTTTACTGCTGGATATGATTCGGTTGTACGAATGTGGGATATGGAGGAGGGGCTGTCAATTGCATCGTCGCGGCCCCTTGGTTGTACTATTAGGGCTGTTGCAGCTGATACTAAACTATTAGTTGCTGGGGGTACCGATGGCTTTATCCATTGTTGGAAGGCAGTAGAGAGTCTTAAGCACTTGTTTGACCTTAAGGGTGTTGAGAAACAGAACAAGGAGTTTCGACTGTGGGAACACGAGGGGCCTATAACTTCTCTTGCTTTGGACCTTACTAGGATATATAGTGGTTCTTGGGACATGACAGTTCGTGTTTGGGATAGGTCATCACTGAAGTGCACACAGGTATTGAGGCATGGTGACTGGGTTTGGAGCCTTGTTCCTCATGACACAACTGTTGTAAGCACATCAGGTTCTGATGTGTTTCTTTGGCAGACAAATACTGGGACTCTGTTAAATGTTATTCACAATGCTCACGTTGGTAATACTTATGCCTTGGCTCGGAGTCGCACTGGAGACTTCCTTTTTACTGGTGGAGAAGATGGAGCGATACACATGTTTGAGATTATAAGTGGGTCTGACGAATCTAGTGTCGTGCAGGTTGCAACATGGATTCCTCACTCAGGTGCTGTTTACTCACTTGCATTTGAGTTTCCCTGGCTTGTTTCAGCTTCCAGTGATGGTAAACTTGCACTAATTGATGTTCGGAAGTTGTTGAGGGCCAGTAAGCGCACCTTGGGGAAAAGGGTTTCAAGGGATAATGACATTGACCAAAGGAACATAGAGCCACCCCAGAGAATGCTCCATGGATTTGGGTGCAATTTGTTCTCAGTCGGTATTGGTGCAGATCGAATTGTCTGTGGGGGTGAAGAAGGTGTTGTTCGTATCTGGAACTTCTCAGAAGCTCTAGAAATTGAGCAGAGGGCACGGGCACTAAGAGGAATACGTTTGGAGAATAGGATGAGGCGACGCAGACTTCAAATTGAGATGAATAATAAGGGTGGTCGAACTGATCAATGTTCTGTTGCAGCCAAGAAGAAAACAGTCAATGGTGATAGGAATAGTGTCTGGCACAGTAAACGTAGCATAAGCTCCAAGGTGAAGACATAA
- the LOC105769185 gene encoding uncharacterized protein LOC105769185, which produces MEMTARSLSQAKLQSCSATLSPSFLQSKASLSASNLVVPFQSCKNYGVRLKFDRNRLRKQRNVAVIFASESESNTSTDVTDRWLLEPAGDGDSRHIGFKVQMPDAFEIASSEVTVGRLPDKADVVIPVATVSGIHARIQKKGGNLLVTDLDSTNGTFINDQRLRPGVVSKVPPGSFLIFGDIHLAMFRVSKLENVASIESKPEESADKVESETATEGPSMD; this is translated from the exons ATGGAGATGACTGCACGATCTTTGTCTCAAGCAAAGCTCCAAAGCTGCTCGGCTACTCTTTCACCTTCCTTCCTTCAGTCAAAAGCCTCTCTTTCTGCATCAAATTTGGTGGTCCCTTTTCAGTCCTGCAAAAACTATGGTGTCAGGCTCAAATTTGATAGAAACAGATTAAGGAAACAAAGAAATGTTGCGGTTATTTTTGCTTCTGAAAGTGAAAGTAATACTTCCACAGATGTCACTGATCGATGGCTTCTTGAACCTGCAG GTGATGGAGATTCAAGACACATTGGATTTAAGGTTCAAATGCCAGATGCGTTTGAAATTGCTTCC AGCGAAGTGACTGTTGGTCGCCTCCCTGATAAGGCAGATGTGGTGATTCCAGTTGCAACAG TATCGGGAATTCATGCTCGGATTCAGAAGAAAGGAGGGAATCTTCTGGTGACAGACTTGGATAGTACAAATGGGACTTTCATCAATGACCAGAGGCTAAGACCAGGGGTTGTTTCCAAGGTGCCACCCGGAAGTTTTCTTATATTCG GGGATATTCATTTGGCAATGTTTCGTGTCTCGAAGCTTGAGAATGTTGCCAGCATCGAAAGCAAACCAGAGGAATCTGCTGATAAAGTAGAAAGTGAAACTGCAACCGAGGGTCCTTCAATGGACTAA